The following are encoded together in the Phaseolus vulgaris cultivar G19833 chromosome 9, P. vulgaris v2.0, whole genome shotgun sequence genome:
- the LOC137821310 gene encoding probable inositol transporter 2 → MEGGVAEADVSAFRECLSLSWKNPYVLRLALSAGIGGFLFGYDTGVISGALLYIRDDFKEVDTKTWLQEAIVSTALAGAIIGASVGGWMNDRFGRKKSIVVADALFLIGSIVMASAMNPATLIVGRVFVGLGVGMASMASPLYISEASPTRVRGALVSLNGFLITGGQFLSYLINLAFTTAPGTWRWMLGVAAVPALTQILLMAFLPESPRWLFRKGKEEEAKEILRRIYPPQDVEDEINALKESVEMEIREASASDKVSIMKLLKTKTVRRGLYAGMGLQIFQQFVGINTVMYYSPTIIQLAGFASNRVALLLSLVTAGLNAFGSILSIYFIDKTGRRKLLLFSLCGVVVSLVVLTVVFHQTTTHSPMVSTVETSHFNNTCPGYTTTMNPSQWDCMTCLKASPECGFCASRANKLLPGACLISNERTEDECHKEERLWYSRGCPSKYGWLALIGLGLYIIFFSPGMGTVPWVVNSEIYPLRYRGICGGMASTSNWVSNLIVAQSFLSLTQAIGTSSTFMIFIFISVAAIIFVIIFVPETKGLPIEEVENMLERRSLNFKFWQTSPDSSELPKQKHQSV, encoded by the exons atggaaggaggagtAGCAGAAGCTGATGTCTCTGCCTTCAGAGAATGTCTGTCTCTTTCATGGAAAAATCCTTATGTTCTTCGCCTTGCTCTCTCTGCTGGAATTGGAGGCTTTCTCTTTGGCTACGATACTG GAGTTATATCTGGAGCTCTTTTGTATATCAGAGATGATTTCAAAGAGGTGGATACAAAGACATGGCTGCAG GAAGCAATAGTGAGTACGGCACTTGCAGGAGCAATCATAGGAGCTTCAGTTGGTGGATGGATGAACGATAGATTTGGAAGAAAAAAGTCAATTGTTGTAGCAGATGCCCTGTTTTTAATTGGGTCTATTGTGATGGCTAGTGCAATGAACCCAGCAACTCTAATTGTTGGTCGAGTTTTTGTTGGCCTTGGTGTTGGAATGGCCTCAATGGCATCCCCTTTATACATCTCAGAAGCATCACCAACCAGAGTTCGAGGAGCCCTTGTTAGTCTGAATGGATTTCTCATCACTGGAGGACAATTCCTTTCCTATCTCATCAACTTGGCCTTCACTACT GCACCAGGAACATGGAGGTGGATGTTAGGAGTTGCAGCAGTACCAGCTTTGACACAAATCCTATTAATGGCTTTTCTCCCAGAATCACCTCGCTGGTTGTTTAGAAAG ggaaaagaagaagaagctaaAGAAATTTTGAGGAGGATTTACCCTCCCCAAGATGTTGAAGATGAGATCAATGCTTTGAAGGAATCAGTTGAAATGGAAATCAGGGAAGCTTCAGCTTCTGACAAAGTCAGCATAATGAAACTACTGAAAACCAAGACTGTGAGAAGAGGTCTATACGCAGGAATGGGCCTTCAAATCTTCCAACAGTTTGTGGGGATTAACACTGTCATGTACTACAGCCCCACCATTATTCAGTTAGCTGGTTTTGCATCCAATAGGGTTGCACTACTTCTTTCACTTGTCACTGCAGGGCTAAATGCATTTGGCTCTATTTTGAGCATATATTTCATTGACAAGACTGGGAGGAGGAAGCTTCTGTTGTTCAGTTTGTGTGGTGTAGTAGTTTCCCTTGTTGTTTTAACTGTTGTTTTTCATCAGACCACAACTCACTCCCCAATGGTTAGCACAGTTGAAACCTCTCACTTCAACAATACCTGCCCTGGTTACACCACAACCATGAACCCTTCTCAATGGGATTGCATGACATGCCTCAAGGCTTCTCCAGAGTGTGGCTTTTGTGCTTCTAGAGCCAATAAG CTCTTACCTGGTGCATGCTTGATTTCCAATGAGAGAACAGAAGATGAGTGCCATAAAGAGGAGAGGCTATGGTACAGTAGGGGATGTCCTAGTAAATATGGATGGCTTGCTTTAATTGGCCTAGGACTCTACATAATATTCTTCTCACCAGGGATGGGAACTGTTCCATGGGTTGTGAACTCTGAGATTTATCCCTTAAGGTACAGAGGAATCTGTGGAGGAATGGCATCTACCTCCAATTGGGTTTCAAATCTGATTGTGGCCCAGTCCTTTCTGTCCTTGACACAAGCCATTGGGACCTCATCTACATTCATGATATTCATATTCATCAGTGTTGCAGCCATTATCTTTGTCATTATTTTTGTGCCAGAAACCAAAGGACTTCCAATTGAGGAAGTGGAGAACATGCTGGAAAGAAGATCTTTGAACTTTAAGTTTTGGCAGACAAGTCCTGACTCTAGTGAACTACCAAAGCAAAAGCATCAATCAGTTTGA